In Paludibacter propionicigenes WB4, the genomic window ATGAAATGTTCCTCGGACCGTTGGAGCAATCGAAACCCTGGGACACCAACGGAATTGATGGTGTGCACCGTTTCCTGAAACGCTTATGGAGCTTGTTTTACAAAGCCGAAGAATTTATCGTAACAGATGAAGTCCCTACGGCAGAAGAACTTAAAACATTGCATAAAACGATCAAGAAAATCACGTTCGACATCGAAAACTTCTCTTACAACACTTCGGTTTCGGCATTTATGATTTGTGTGAATGAGTTGTTTACACTGAAATGCAGTAAAAAAGCCATTTTGGAACCGCTTGCTATTTTGCTGGCACCATTTGCTCCGCATATTGCCGAAGAATTGTATCACGCTCTGGGCAATACTCAAACGGTGTGTGATGCTACATTCCCGGTATGTAACGAAGACTATCTGAAAGAATCGGCAGTAAAATATCCGATTTCATTTAACGGAAAAGTTCGGTTTACGTTGGAATTGCCTGCCGATATGAGCAAAGAAGATGTTGAAAAAACAGCTCTTTCCAACGAACAGACCTTGAAACAGCTGGCAGGACAGGCTCCGAAGAAAGTGATTGTCGTTCCCGGAAAAATAGTAAATATTGTCCTTTAAATTTAAAAAATTATGAGTTTGAAATCGATAACTAAGCAAACGTGGGAAGACATCAGGGAATACATAATTATTGCCTTTGGACTTTTTATGTATGCTGGTGCGTGGAAAGCTTTTTTGTTACCTCATCAGATTGTAGGTGGCGGAGTTACCGGGGTGGGTGCATTGGTCTATTATGCTACCGGATTGCCTATTTCGGTTACTTATTTCTCAATCAATGCAGTATTACTGTTGATAGCCATACGATCAATAGGACTTAAATTTAGTTTGAGAACCATCTACGGTGTGGCCATAATGACTTTTTTCTTTTCCATTATTCCTCAGGCACCAACAGGAACTTTTGTCGGGAAAGATGATAACTTCATGGCTTGTATCATAGGAGGATTGCTCTCCGGGGCTGGAATAGGGATAGTTTTTCTGGCCAACGGAAGTTCGGGAGGTACTGATATCATCGCTAAGGTAGTTAACAAATATCGCAATATTACCCTGGGTCGTATTTTGCTATATTGCGATGTATTGATTATTTCATCCTCATATTTTCTGAAAGTAGGTAGCGTAGAGCGAATTGTATACGGACTTACTCAGCTTGCGGTAGCTACTATTGCTGTGGATATGGTGATAAATGGTGTACGCCAGTCGGTTCAGTTTTTTATATTTTCGACTCATTACGAGAAAATTGCAACCCGAATTAATCAGGAAGTAAACAGAGGAGTAACTATTTTGGATGGAATGGGCTGGTATTCAAAAGAACCGGTCAAAGTGATAACAGTTATTGCCCGTAAAAATGAATCCATCAAAATATTCCGGATTGTGAAGGAGGAAGATCCAAATGCCTTTATTTCGCAATCTTCTGCTATTGGAGTTTATGGTCGGGGATTTGATGTTATAAAAGGGAAATAACGGAGATGAGCGATAATCTAAAACAAAAAATGCTGGGAGCTTTAATCTGGAGCGCAGTCGACAGGTTTGGTCAGCAAATTGTTCAGTTTGTAATCGTATTATTTTTAGGTAGACTCATTATTCCAGCTGATTTTGGTTTAATTGGAGACATAATGCTCTTTGTAGCTCTATCCAATACCTTGGTCGATAGTGGATTTGTGCAGGCACTGGTTCGGAAACAGGATGTATCTGAGACGGATTATAATTCTGTTTTCTACTTTAATGTACTTATCGGGATTGTTCTTTATATCGTTTTATTCTTCTCGGCTCCGCTTATTGCTGATTTTTACAAAGAACCGAAATTAATTGAAATTTGTCGGGTTGTCTTCGTTGGTATATTATTTAACGCGTTATACCTGATTCCTGTAGCAAAGATGACCAGGAAAATCGACTTTAAAAACAGTGCCAAAATCAATATTATATCAGTCACTGTAAGTGGAGCAACCGGAATTTGTCTTGCTTTCTTCGACGCTGGAGTTTGGGCACTTGTGGCACAACAAGTTTTATTTCATTTCATCAGAATGATTTTACTTTATGGTTTTGTAAAATGGAAACCAAAAGGAACCTTCTCCTTTGATGTAATTCGCGATCTATGGGGATTCAGCGTAAACCTATTGGGAACCTCCATTTTAAATATGATTTTCAATAATTTGTATTTTGTGATTATTGGAAAATTCTATACAAAAAATCAGGTTGGGCTCTATTATCAGGCAAATAAACTCAACGAAACTACCAACTATAGCTTCCAGACAATACTCGTAGGAAGTACATACGCGCTTTTGGTAAAAATACAAAATGATGATGAACGGTTTAGACGGGTTTTCAGGGAAATTGCCAAGAAAACATCATTGATTACCTTTCCCGTTATGCTTTGTTTAATTGCTGTAGCCAAGCCTCTAATATCCATAATATTACCTCCGATTTGGCAACCTGCGATACCGTATTTTCAATTACTCTGTCTGGCCACACTTTTGCAACCGCTTTACACTCTGAACACAAGTGCTTTAAATGCAAGAGGTCAGGCAAAATTTACTTTTCGGATTGAATTTATCAAAAAAGCATTAATCAGCGTTTCAGCAATCGTAACATTTCGACTTGGTATTACAGCTATACTTGTAGGATATGCAATTAGTTGTGCAATAGCTTATTTAATTTCAGTATTATACCTAAAAAAAGACTTGCATCATTATATAAAACACCAACTATCTGACTTTGTAAACAGCATGGCGTTTGGTGTCGGCATGGCTTTCGTTATCTGGCTCATACAGTTTTTGATTAGCAATAAGTATTTTCTGCTATCAACTCAGTTGGTATGCGCGGCAATTATTTATTTCGGATACATCAGATTCTTCCAAACAGAAACGTATTATAAGGCTCTCAATCAGGTGCAATCAAGCATAAAATCCTTTACAAATTCAACGAAGTAACTATGCGACTTTTCCTTTTCACAAACACATTTCCACACGGATTTTCGGAAGCCTTTCTCGAAAGCGAGCTTCCATTTCTTTCGGAAAAATTTGAAAAGGTAACAATAATCCCTCTGCATAAAGAATCCGGTGGCAGAACGTTGGCAACCAACGTAGAAGTTTGGAATCCGATTATAGGATTCAATCCAAATGAGAAATTCAACTTGCTCACTAACGGACTATTCAACTTAGCTCCAACTAGATTTGCAATCAAAGAATTTTTCAACAAGAAAGTATATCTGAGCCGAAAAAAAACATGGAATTTCTTCACCTCACTCCTGTTATTCCGCTCGATGTTCTCGAATGTCGGATTATGGAAACAGTTAGAAACTAAAATTAAACCCGAAGATAAACTCTATTTTTACTGGGGCGATAAATCTGTTTTGATGTTGCCTACTTTAAAAAGTAGAATTAGCAATACCTCGCTAGTGAGATTTCATCGGACGGATCTGTATGAGTATGCCAAAGGAGGATATATCCCCTTCAGAGACTACGTATTTCCTTCTATCGACCGGTTTCTGCCTATATCGCTCGATGGAGAAAAGTATTTGCTAAAGCATTATGCTAATCTGCTAAATAAGGAGCAGATTAGAGTTTGTCGATTGGGAGTTTTTGACAATGGAACTAATCCAGACCGAGATACCGATACCATTTTCCATTTGGTGAGTTGCTCTTACATGGTACCGGTTAAACGTATCTCGCTGATTATTTATGCATTAAAGTCTATAGATTTTCAACTAAAGTGGACACATATAGGAACCGGACAGTTACACTCGCAGTTAGAAAACAGTGCTGCCCAACTGCCTGCTAACATTCAGGTAGAATTCGCCGGAGCGCTTTCCAACAATGAAGTGCTGGCGTTTTACCAACAAAAGCATGTTGATTTATTTATTAATGTAAGCGCCAGTGAAGGAGTACCGGTTTCGATTATGGAGGCACTTTCATTCGGGATTCCGGTAATAGCCACCAACGTTGGCGGAACCTCTGAAATTGTAAACAATCAAGTGGGAAAATTACTTAAGCCCGACATATCTGCTGACGAAATCGCAAAAACAATTCAGCAGCTTGCCAACCAGGATTTGGCCGAATTGAGAAAAAATGCCAGAACCCGGTGGAATGATGTCTGCAATGCAAAAGAGAACTATTCCCGATTTGTAGAGTTTCTTTCGTCTGACAATTAATCAATCGAAATGAACTAAATCTTATATCCGGTTATAGTTATATTTCAATCCATCCACATACCTGAATCCGGTTTCGTCAAGTATCATGCTTTGACCGCTTTCAAAGTAAAACAATGACACAACCTTAGAGAAATCTTTTAAGGTTGGTACTTCTTCTCTCGACAATAAAAAGCGAATAGGGATATTGCCAATGAAAGCAGCCCACTGAGAATAAGTACTGGTTGGACCCATAATATAATCACACTTCGACAAGGCATAAATATCTTTCTCCGAACTGGAATTTGCCAGCGTAAAGTACTTTATTCCTAAATAGTTTTCAGCCTTAATATGCTCATTAGAGGCAATATAAAAACTAGCGGTCTTGCCTTGTTCTTTCAACTCTGCATCAATTGCCTTAATCCATTTGGAGTACAACTCATCTGAAAAGTAGTATTTGCCGTTAATCCATTTTTGATAATCGCCTCTACGGATATGCACACCTACAATTACCTCATTATCTTTTCTTTTAGCCTCAAACACAGCATTTACATGTTCGACAATTTCGTCCGAGTATCCAAATATTTTACAAATCTCCCCTTTATGTTTAGCAATCAGGTCGCCACTTACCATGTGCCTTGATCTCCAGCCTTGTATAAATTTAACACTTGTCTTGGAATTCAAATCTCTTAAACGTGCAGGAATTATTCCTAACTTACTTAGCTTGCTAAGAATCTTGAAAAGTATTGCCCATTTACCTTTAATTCCATAAAATCTGATTAAAGGGTTTTCATTGATGTGAGGAAAAAAATGAATATAGTCGCCAAAATATATAAAAATCATTTTTTCGTTGTTCTCTAAACTGTAAGCAATTGATGGTACAGCCGACCATATCCTGTTGCTCATTTGCCCTATTTTGTCGTAAACTATTATCATTGTGTATATTAGTTTATAGCTGAAATTTTTAATATTTATACCTAATCTTTTTAATCAAGACTATAAAATCTATGTTTTTGCAACCTTAGCTTCAGGTATTTTCCAGGGTTAGCGCTTTCTGTTCCAATAAAAAAAGCTGAATTAGCAAGGATTTGGATAGACGCAAACAATCTGATAATCTTTGCCTTGCGCTCATCATCTGTTTCGGACTTAAACGACTCGTTAAAGTAGCCTCTTTCTTCTTTCGAACAGAGAGTATAGATCTGAAATTGAGGAAAAACAGCATTGATATTATCAATAATTCTGTAATCATCAGTCAAAACAAATACAGCGTTGGTATCAACAAATGATTTTTTCTTTCGGATAAGAGTTTGAAAATAAAGCTTATAATCCAATAAAGAATTTTCCATAAACTTATCACCTCCACGAATTTGCATTCCGAAATAATTGACAGGCAACTTTTGCCCGTCTATAAGCTTTTGAACTTCTGCTTCAGTGTGCTCATTAAATTGCCAAATCAATTTGTCAAGCTGTTTCATTAAATCAAAAATAGTACCCTTGTATAGACCGGGTATTTCTATTCTTTTGGTAACATCCATTTCCTGAAAACTACTCCACAAATCATACGTGAAGTAGTCAAACCCGTGCTCTTTTTTTAAATCTTTTACTACCTGCGGTTCTTGGTAAAATAGTGAATATTGAAGCAGATGACCGTAGGTTTTCCTGTATTTCAGAGTAACCAGCAAACCCCGCACATACTTGGCAAAACTACGGGTAATACTTCTTTCCAGAAATCTTTTATTATACTGACTGTGAAAACTATCAGTAACCTCTTCGGTAAAAGAATCAAAAAAATCCTGCCAACCTTTTTCGTAAACAAAACTGGCATCGGCAGAATATAATACAAACTGTATTTTATGTTGGAGACAATACGCCATAGCTTTGATCATATTGTTATACTCCGAGAAAAAACCGGATCCGGTTCCTAAATGAAAAATCAATTTCTTAGAAAAAGATTTATTTAAACGCTGATAATCATTTAAATCCATAGTCTCATTCCTTTAAGGTGTTCATTTATAGCTAACTCGTCCTATCTTTTTTGTAAACTTTTCAATATCCGAATGAAGCAGACTAAAGCAGAAACCAACCAACGAACGGAGTTTCCAAAGAGGCTCATTCAGTCCAAAATTAAAAATCGATTTCAGATAATCTTTTCTTGCCCCGGAAAAATCTTTCCGAATTAACTTATACCGCCCGGAACGTGAATAGATGATTACAAAGAGCTTTCTGTAATGTTTCTTTATCACAGACAAATTAATGTGCTGATTAGCAAATATATCTTGATGTTGATTAAAGAATTCAACAGTCAGATTATAAAACCCTTTGTACATTTCTACCGTCAGAGTCTTAGTTATTTGATTAGAGTTTATCCGCCATTTGCCCAACGGTACATCAATGTACTCAAAGGTACCCTGAGTTGAGAGTTCTACCCACGTAGGTAAATCCACCAAAGGTAAATTATGATTTTGAATAAAACCTCCAATTTTGTCCAATGCATCACGACGAATAAATACCGTCAATGCCGGGAAGTAAAACTGATGAAACAACAGATTTATAGAAGCTGACATAACCGGTTCGTTTCTTAAATCCTGTCCATACCTTGCTTCAACATCCGGCGTAGGATACAAGTCTCGGTCATTGGTTACATCGGTAGTTCTGTATGCTTTTCCCCAACACAATACAGCTTGTTTGTTTTCTTCCAGCGCATTTACCTGGATTTCGAGTTTCTCGGGCAACCAGACATCATCTCCCTCCAA contains:
- a CDS encoding YitT family protein, which gives rise to MSLKSITKQTWEDIREYIIIAFGLFMYAGAWKAFLLPHQIVGGGVTGVGALVYYATGLPISVTYFSINAVLLLIAIRSIGLKFSLRTIYGVAIMTFFFSIIPQAPTGTFVGKDDNFMACIIGGLLSGAGIGIVFLANGSSGGTDIIAKVVNKYRNITLGRILLYCDVLIISSSYFLKVGSVERIVYGLTQLAVATIAVDMVINGVRQSVQFFIFSTHYEKIATRINQEVNRGVTILDGMGWYSKEPVKVITVIARKNESIKIFRIVKEEDPNAFISQSSAIGVYGRGFDVIKGK
- a CDS encoding lipopolysaccharide biosynthesis protein, giving the protein MSDNLKQKMLGALIWSAVDRFGQQIVQFVIVLFLGRLIIPADFGLIGDIMLFVALSNTLVDSGFVQALVRKQDVSETDYNSVFYFNVLIGIVLYIVLFFSAPLIADFYKEPKLIEICRVVFVGILFNALYLIPVAKMTRKIDFKNSAKINIISVTVSGATGICLAFFDAGVWALVAQQVLFHFIRMILLYGFVKWKPKGTFSFDVIRDLWGFSVNLLGTSILNMIFNNLYFVIIGKFYTKNQVGLYYQANKLNETTNYSFQTILVGSTYALLVKIQNDDERFRRVFREIAKKTSLITFPVMLCLIAVAKPLISIILPPIWQPAIPYFQLLCLATLLQPLYTLNTSALNARGQAKFTFRIEFIKKALISVSAIVTFRLGITAILVGYAISCAIAYLISVLYLKKDLHHYIKHQLSDFVNSMAFGVGMAFVIWLIQFLISNKYFLLSTQLVCAAIIYFGYIRFFQTETYYKALNQVQSSIKSFTNSTK
- a CDS encoding glycosyltransferase; this encodes MRLFLFTNTFPHGFSEAFLESELPFLSEKFEKVTIIPLHKESGGRTLATNVEVWNPIIGFNPNEKFNLLTNGLFNLAPTRFAIKEFFNKKVYLSRKKTWNFFTSLLLFRSMFSNVGLWKQLETKIKPEDKLYFYWGDKSVLMLPTLKSRISNTSLVRFHRTDLYEYAKGGYIPFRDYVFPSIDRFLPISLDGEKYLLKHYANLLNKEQIRVCRLGVFDNGTNPDRDTDTIFHLVSCSYMVPVKRISLIIYALKSIDFQLKWTHIGTGQLHSQLENSAAQLPANIQVEFAGALSNNEVLAFYQQKHVDLFINVSASEGVPVSIMEALSFGIPVIATNVGGTSEIVNNQVGKLLKPDISADEIAKTIQQLANQDLAELRKNARTRWNDVCNAKENYSRFVEFLSSDN
- a CDS encoding alpha-1,2-fucosyltransferase encodes the protein MSNRIWSAVPSIAYSLENNEKMIFIYFGDYIHFFPHINENPLIRFYGIKGKWAILFKILSKLSKLGIIPARLRDLNSKTSVKFIQGWRSRHMVSGDLIAKHKGEICKIFGYSDEIVEHVNAVFEAKRKDNEVIVGVHIRRGDYQKWINGKYYFSDELYSKWIKAIDAELKEQGKTASFYIASNEHIKAENYLGIKYFTLANSSSEKDIYALSKCDYIMGPTSTYSQWAAFIGNIPIRFLLSREEVPTLKDFSKVVSLFYFESGQSMILDETGFRYVDGLKYNYNRI
- a CDS encoding glycosyltransferase family 2 protein, which gives rise to MNKPLVSIITPTYNHQSFIADCICSVQQQTYDNWEMIIVDDGSTDNTYSIAQSFAEKDSRVKVFTQENVGIYRLAETYNFALAKSSGSYAAVLEGDDVWLPEKLEIQVNALEENKQAVLCWGKAYRTTDVTNDRDLYPTPDVEARYGQDLRNEPVMSASINLLFHQFYFPALTVFIRRDALDKIGGFIQNHNLPLVDLPTWVELSTQGTFEYIDVPLGKWRINSNQITKTLTVEMYKGFYNLTVEFFNQHQDIFANQHINLSVIKKHYRKLFVIIYSRSGRYKLIRKDFSGARKDYLKSIFNFGLNEPLWKLRSLVGFCFSLLHSDIEKFTKKIGRVSYK